Proteins from one Deinococcus sp. AB2017081 genomic window:
- a CDS encoding carbohydrate kinase family protein — protein sequence MKFYVIGDVTVDHLYHLTRLPRSGEEVTPLQASMKPGGAGGTISVTLARLGHTVTLAARVGVDPFADYALSHVRQSGVGEGAIQRDEHLLTSTITVMQTGSGERAMISDGAANRELDPVKLKKKDIETSDALIVNAYALIEGPQREYARQAIAYARNAKKPVPVFVDLGTGAVNKASTSLLDDVIGADYLTLNQHELQALTGTGSISAALAKLGQAGAQRVVVKVGKMGSITWTPTDTELVDAVLPEGDVVDTTGAGDTFTATFAHAVLGGVNMAEAARAANAAGALAATSLGAQERPITPADLEGVLPKVRKTREPARDPS from the coding sequence GTGAAGTTCTACGTTATCGGCGATGTCACCGTCGACCACCTGTATCACCTGACCCGTCTGCCGCGCTCCGGCGAGGAAGTCACGCCGCTCCAGGCCAGCATGAAGCCCGGCGGCGCCGGCGGCACGATCAGCGTGACCCTGGCCCGCCTGGGACACACGGTCACCCTGGCCGCCCGGGTCGGGGTCGATCCGTTTGCAGACTACGCCCTGAGCCACGTGCGGCAGAGCGGCGTCGGCGAGGGCGCCATCCAGCGCGACGAACACCTGCTGACCAGCACCATTACCGTCATGCAGACCGGCAGCGGCGAGCGGGCCATGATCAGCGACGGCGCTGCCAACCGCGAACTCGATCCGGTCAAGCTGAAAAAGAAGGACATCGAGACCAGCGACGCCCTGATCGTCAACGCCTACGCCCTGATCGAGGGGCCGCAGCGCGAGTACGCCCGGCAGGCCATCGCGTATGCCCGGAATGCCAAGAAGCCCGTGCCGGTCTTCGTCGACCTCGGTACCGGGGCCGTGAACAAGGCCAGCACCAGCCTGCTGGACGACGTCATCGGAGCCGACTACCTGACCCTCAACCAGCACGAACTTCAGGCCCTGACCGGCACCGGCAGCATCAGCGCCGCCCTGGCGAAGCTCGGCCAGGCGGGGGCGCAGCGCGTGGTGGTCAAGGTCGGCAAGATGGGCTCGATCACCTGGACACCCACCGATACCGAACTCGTGGACGCCGTGCTCCCAGAGGGCGATGTCGTGGACACCACGGGGGCCGGCGATACCTTCACCGCCACCTTCGCGCATGCGGTGCTGGGCGGCGTGAACATGGCCGAGGCGGCGCGCGCCGCCAACGCCGCCGGTGCCCTGGCGGCGACCAGCCTGGGAGCGCAGGAGCGGCCGATCACGCCAGCGGATCTGGAGGGCGTGCTCCCCAAGGTGCGCAAGACCCGCGAACCGGCCCGCGATCCGTCCTGA
- the rsmA gene encoding 16S rRNA (adenine(1518)-N(6)/adenine(1519)-N(6))-dimethyltransferase RsmA: MSQSQPDAHSAAHGDPARTPPLYSPARVRELLDRHGLRPTKSLGQNFLIDGNILRAIAEAGGAAPGVPVLEVGPGLGVLTGEAARRGARVTALEKDERLRPVLAETLAGLDVQIVWGDALEFDYASLEPGTRVVANLPYYITGVLLSRFMNAPAIESATVLVQKEVGQRLTARPGEDAYGFLSALAALHGTVRHVRDVPRGAFLPAPDVTSAVMRLDFDRSRPLPEPALLRFVEAALHHRRKTLRNNLRLVGYAADAIDAALTRTQLRPDVRAEDVPLAALQSVARELGVVR; encoded by the coding sequence GTGTCCCAGTCCCAGCCCGATGCCCACAGTGCCGCCCACGGCGATCCTGCCCGTACCCCACCCCTGTACTCGCCGGCCCGCGTGCGGGAACTGCTCGACCGGCACGGGCTGCGGCCCACGAAGAGCCTGGGTCAGAATTTCCTGATCGACGGCAACATCCTGCGGGCCATCGCGGAGGCCGGCGGCGCCGCGCCCGGTGTGCCGGTGCTGGAGGTCGGCCCCGGCCTGGGGGTGCTGACCGGCGAGGCCGCCCGACGTGGCGCCCGCGTCACCGCGCTGGAAAAGGACGAGCGGCTGCGTCCCGTGCTGGCCGAGACGCTGGCCGGACTGGACGTGCAGATCGTGTGGGGCGACGCGCTGGAGTTCGATTACGCGTCGCTGGAGCCCGGCACGCGGGTGGTCGCCAACCTGCCGTACTACATCACCGGCGTGCTGCTGTCACGGTTCATGAACGCTCCGGCCATCGAGTCGGCCACCGTGCTCGTGCAGAAGGAGGTCGGCCAGCGCCTGACCGCCCGCCCAGGCGAGGATGCCTACGGCTTCCTGAGTGCCCTGGCCGCCCTGCACGGCACTGTGCGGCATGTGCGCGACGTGCCCCGTGGGGCCTTCCTGCCCGCCCCCGACGTGACGAGTGCCGTCATGCGGCTCGATTTCGACCGCAGCCGGCCGCTGCCGGAACCGGCGCTGCTGCGCTTCGTCGAGGCGGCCCTGCACCACCGCCGCAAGACGCTGCGCAACAACCTGCGTCTTGTGGGATACGCTGCAGACGCCATCGATGCAGCCCTGACCCGCACGCAGCTGCGGCCCGACGTGCGGGCCGAGGACGTCCCCCTGGCTGCACTGCAGTCCGTTGCGCGGGAACTCGGCGTGGTACGGTAA
- the cpdB gene encoding 2',3'-cyclic-nucleotide 2'-phosphodiesterase, with amino-acid sequence MKHTAFLIGALLLGAAGAQTVDLRILETTDLHTNALGYDYYQDKPTGEYGLEYTATLIKQARTEKVNTLLYDNGDLIQGTPLGDYVARIKPLAPGTMHPMHAAMALLKYDAGNLGNHEFNYGLPFIQQVVAASPMPIVSANTYAEDGDGNPANDKNAFTPYLIQRKLVRDTYGRPYYINVGVIGLLPPQIVQWDKSHLDGKVTTRDIVETARKFVPEMKARGADLIVAIAHSGITADYQPGQENVATELTKVDGVDVVLSGHSHQVFPGPVYKSIPGADIDNGTINGKPVVMAGFWGNDLGIVDLTLTKKGNRWVISAGKASVRPIWDAAAKKSLVTPDPQIAAAVKAAHEGTLTYVRGKVADLTAPITSYWALAQDDPSVQLVSNAQTAYVKNALSTTEYKDLPVLSAAAPFKAGGRSGPSYYTDIPAGTLAIKNVADLYVYPNTVQAVVVTGAQVQDWLERSAGQFRQIDPAKTEPQVLVDDSFPTYNFDVIDGVTYEIDVTQPSRYGSKGEVVNAGAHRIKNLQYQGKPIDPAAKYVVATNNYRASGGGSFPGLDGKNIVLAAPDETRQALVGFFSEQKTVNPTADGNWKLTPIPGVTLLYVSSPAAQKALPAGATLVRTREDGFAEYTIKF; translated from the coding sequence ATGAAACACACCGCCTTTCTGATCGGTGCGCTGCTGCTCGGCGCGGCCGGCGCTCAGACCGTCGACCTCCGTATTCTGGAAACCACGGATCTCCATACCAACGCCCTGGGGTACGACTATTACCAGGACAAGCCGACCGGCGAATACGGCCTGGAATACACCGCCACGCTGATCAAGCAGGCCCGGACGGAGAAGGTCAACACCCTGCTGTACGACAATGGTGACCTGATCCAGGGCACCCCGCTGGGCGACTACGTGGCCCGGATCAAGCCCCTGGCGCCCGGCACCATGCACCCCATGCACGCGGCCATGGCGCTGCTGAAGTACGATGCCGGCAACCTGGGTAACCATGAATTCAACTACGGTCTGCCCTTCATCCAGCAGGTCGTCGCGGCGTCGCCCATGCCCATCGTCAGCGCGAACACCTATGCCGAGGACGGGGACGGCAACCCGGCCAACGACAAGAATGCCTTCACGCCGTATCTGATCCAGCGCAAGCTCGTGCGCGATACCTATGGCCGGCCGTACTACATCAATGTCGGCGTGATCGGCCTGCTCCCGCCGCAGATCGTGCAGTGGGACAAGAGCCACCTCGATGGCAAGGTCACCACCCGCGACATCGTCGAGACGGCCCGCAAGTTCGTTCCCGAGATGAAGGCCCGGGGCGCAGACCTCATCGTCGCCATCGCGCACAGCGGTATCACGGCCGACTACCAGCCCGGCCAGGAGAATGTCGCCACCGAGCTCACCAAGGTGGATGGGGTGGACGTGGTGCTCTCCGGCCACAGTCACCAGGTGTTCCCCGGCCCGGTGTACAAGAGCATTCCCGGTGCGGACATCGACAACGGCACCATCAACGGCAAGCCCGTCGTCATGGCCGGCTTCTGGGGCAACGATCTCGGCATCGTGGATCTGACCCTGACGAAGAAGGGCAACCGCTGGGTGATCAGCGCCGGCAAGGCGTCGGTGCGCCCGATCTGGGACGCGGCAGCCAAGAAGAGTCTGGTCACGCCTGATCCGCAGATCGCCGCCGCCGTGAAGGCCGCCCACGAGGGCACCCTGACCTACGTGCGCGGCAAGGTCGCGGATCTGACCGCGCCCATCACCTCGTACTGGGCGCTCGCGCAGGACGATCCCAGCGTGCAGCTCGTCAGCAATGCCCAGACCGCGTACGTCAAGAATGCCCTGAGCACGACCGAATACAAGGATCTGCCGGTGCTGTCGGCCGCCGCGCCCTTCAAGGCCGGTGGGCGCAGCGGCCCCAGCTACTACACCGATATTCCGGCCGGCACGCTCGCCATCAAGAACGTTGCCGACCTGTATGTGTACCCGAACACCGTGCAGGCCGTCGTGGTCACCGGTGCGCAGGTGCAGGACTGGCTGGAGCGCTCGGCTGGGCAGTTCCGCCAGATCGACCCGGCGAAGACCGAGCCCCAGGTGCTCGTCGACGACAGCTTCCCGACCTACAACTTCGACGTGATTGACGGCGTGACCTATGAGATCGACGTCACGCAGCCCAGCCGGTACGGCAGCAAGGGCGAGGTCGTGAATGCTGGCGCCCACCGGATCAAGAACCTGCAGTATCAGGGCAAGCCCATCGACCCCGCCGCGAAGTACGTCGTCGCCACCAACAACTACCGCGCCTCGGGTGGTGGCAGCTTCCCAGGCCTGGACGGGAAGAATATCGTCCTGGCGGCTCCAGACGAGACCCGGCAGGCCCTGGTCGGGTTTTTCAGTGAGCAGAAGACGGTGAACCCCACCGCCGACGGCAACTGGAAGCTCACCCCCATCCCCGGCGTGACCCTGCTGTACGTCAGCAGTCCCGCCGCCCAGAAGGCCCTGCCCGCTGGCGCGACGCTGGTACGTACCCGCGAGGACGGGTTTGCGGAGTACACGATCAAGTTCTGA